TGTAGGTCAGGAGGTCGCCGAGGTCGGTCTTCTGCGTCCCCTTGGTGGCCAGCAGATAGAGAGCGCTGGCGTCGAAGGCCAGGCTGTTGAAGTGGCGGGTGAGGCCGAGCCCGAGCATCGGATCCCAGGATCCGGAGCCCGGCTGGTGTTCGGCCTCGAAGCGTACCCTTTCCGGCGTTCTTACGTCGGTGCGGCCGGTGGGGGCTTTTACCCCGAAGAGCAGCGCCAGATGAAGTCCTGCCTCGGGTGGCTCCAGGAAGCGGCACTGACCGAAGAGGGTGAGATCCCCGATGCCCTTCGCGTCGCCGTGGTCCTCGACGTGGGGCGGCTCGCCCTCCGGTTCGTGATGCGCCTCGCGGATGGCATTGCGGTAAAGATAGGG
This window of the Desulfuromonadales bacterium genome carries:
- a CDS encoding transporter, which translates into the protein PYLYRNAIREAHHEPEGEPPHVEDHGDAKGIGDLTLFGQCRFLEPPEAGLHLALLFGVKAPTGRTDVRTPERVRFEAEHQPGSGSWDPMLGLGLTRHFNSLAFDASALYLLATKGTQKTDLGDLLTYNAALSWRLPEMGHSHRGGEHHSHLNWDLILEANGEYRQKEEVAGVKNPESGGHILFLSPGTRLSAEGGMSADLSLGIPVWEDLNGKQSEPEYRLMFSVGAAL